A part of Streptomyces sp. NBC_01497 genomic DNA contains:
- a CDS encoding putative quinol monooxygenase, whose translation MTVTLGLLVRLEAKPGKEQALAEFLAAGRELAVAEEQTVTWYACRLSEREFAIFDTFAAEEGRRAHLEGEIAKALGNVAGDLLVRAPEITPVDVLAAK comes from the coding sequence ATGACCGTGACACTGGGCCTGCTGGTACGTCTGGAGGCCAAGCCGGGGAAGGAACAGGCGCTTGCCGAGTTCCTCGCGGCGGGCCGGGAACTCGCCGTCGCCGAGGAGCAGACCGTCACCTGGTACGCCTGCCGGCTGAGCGAACGCGAGTTCGCGATCTTCGACACGTTCGCCGCCGAGGAGGGACGCCGAGCACACCTCGAAGGGGAGATCGCCAAGGCACTGGGCAATGTGGCGGGGGACCTCCTCGTGCGCGCCCCGGAGATCACTCCCGTCGACGTCCTGGCCGCCAAGTAA